In the genome of Notamacropus eugenii isolate mMacEug1 chromosome 5, mMacEug1.pri_v2, whole genome shotgun sequence, one region contains:
- the NDUFS5 gene encoding NADH dehydrogenase [ubiquinone] iron-sulfur protein 5, with protein MPFFDIQNRLGLDVDKWMTIMSAEQPYKMPARCHAFEKEFIECAHGIGMTRAKKECKLEYEDFLECLHRRKTIERLGIIVKQKEKLMKEGKYTPPPHHSGKEEPRP; from the exons ATGCCATTCTTTGATATTCAGAACCGACTGGGCCTCGATGTTGACAAATGGATGACAATTATGAGTGCTGAACAACCCTACAAAATGCCAGCCCGATGCCATGCTTTCGAGAAGGAATTCATTGAGTGTGCCCATGGAATTGGTATGACCCGAGCCAAGAAAGAATGCAAACTGGAATATGAGGATTTCCTTGAATGCTTGCATAGGCGGAAAACG ATAGAGCGCTTGGGAATAATCGTGAAGCAGAAGGAGAAGCTAATGAAAGAAGGGAAGTATACTCCCCCACCTCACCACTCAGGCAAGGAAGAGCCAAGGCCATGA